A portion of the Salvelinus fontinalis isolate EN_2023a chromosome 32, ASM2944872v1, whole genome shotgun sequence genome contains these proteins:
- the LOC129830770 gene encoding uncharacterized protein LOC129830770 isoform X4, with product MSHELAFRCRVTSIMEALTATVVQEICQFMGESYAALRVEMLHEQNKKETRMEKPANCLKNVSKPVTPPSFGNFPIVGQILNKQEANYHWLEDGAVFEGLASPVPETERQEPSQPPGQITDTVPWPVWLIKQEEMADDDLESEGYGEWIPETHKANQNITGESDEEERSPASGGSRELGLDDFKREQIPLLVSAEDAATPIKTKYKTRMLEHTGKPRFRCDVCGEKFQRQSGLTRHQRHKHNTVKTYSCAVCGKGFTYIKSLNTHELTHSEVSISSTITLDEAKARKRGLTDEPTDRNAARDMISAILHSKPGGEKVFQEYGKTKGLTDSTRRLMVNIIVADMMENHGRIPPSSVRTNYALGIVTLFPYLNDPDSEHGYEQYYDAASGSGYLTWRIKTVGRNKSYEQVSMSEVSICSVGSDSSGSALTLEKNTARKRGLTDEPTDRNAARDMISAILHSKPGGEKVFQEYGKTKGLTDSTRRLMVNIIVADMMESHGRIPPSSVRTNYALGIVTLFPYLNDPDSEHGYEKYYDAASGSGYLTWRIKTVGRNTSCKTKKRTKPTYQNGPKAQRSCPSAVEQLSGDECREAISVLQHTTTNESLVREKMMATFQYRQEVVHDPEKSSTVLDVFPRFLDTTGLINQDFTRLFGEVVSGTFMTKWPTFFKPRVIADCKTLPFSEPVEDLLSSAQHESNDYGWESDLAAILLLLHLLPPTSKGPKTAKIRTSQAADHLVRFMKVGTSMVTFLETVRYEQQPFLLCVGERKNSLQKFYIVVDQKAIPCKAQTSVAAFDELFKAHYVFSVSYHEALCNFYTFIQTTVYGIDVGKAKESSRVKEIRVRLLNKDQGSGAAGAQGSGAPALFSN from the exons ATGTCTCACGAACTCGCTTTTCGTTGTCGTGTCACCTCCATTATGGAAGCTTTGACAGCAACAGTCGTGCAAGAAATCTGTCAATTTATGGGAGAAAGCTATGCTGCTCTTCGAGTGGAAATGTTGCATGAACAAAATAAAAAAGAGACAAGGATGGAGAAGCCAGCGAACTGCCTTAAGAACGTTTCAAAACCTG TTACCCCACCAAGTTTTGGAAACTTTCCAATTGTGGGGCAAATCCTCAATAAACAAGAGGCCAACTATCATTGGCTAGAAGACGGTGCTGTTTTTGAAGGCCTAGCATCACCGGTGCCAGAGACGGAGAGACAAGAGCCATCACAGCCCCCTGGTCAGATTACAGACACG GTACCATGGCCAGTATGGCTCATCAAACAGGAGGAAATGGCTGATGATGATCTGGAATCGGAAG GTTACGGCGAGTGGATTCCAGAGACTCACAAGGCCAACCAGAATATCACAGGAGAAAGTGATGAGGAAGAGAGAAGTCCAGCCTCTGGGGGATCCAGAGAACTTGGACTCGACGACTTCAAGAGAGAACAGATTCCGTTGCTGGTGTCAGCTGAGGATGCTGCGACACCCATAAAGACAAAGTATAAAACACGCATGTTAGAACACACTGGGAAGCCACGTTTTCGCTGCGATGTCTGCGGCGAGAAATTCCAGCGTCAGAGCGGCTTGACCAGGCACCAGCGGCACAAACACAACACCGTGAAAACCTACAGTTGCGCTGTGTGTGGGAAAGGGTTCACCTACATCAAATCCCTCAACACGCATGAGCTCACGCACTCTGAGGTCTCTATCAGTTCAACTATAACTCTGGATGAAGCCAAGGCAAGGAAAAGAGGTCTGACTGATGAACCCACAGACAGAAATGCAGCAAGAGAT ATGATCAGTGCCATCCTTCACTCAAAGCCGGGTGGAGAAAAGGTATTCCAGGAGTATGGGAAAACCAAAGGTCTTACGGATAGCACACGGAGACTGATGGTGAACATTATTGTGGCCGACATGATGGAAAATCATGG TAGGATCCCCCCATCAAGTGTCCGCACCAACTACGCCCTGGGGATTGTGACTTTATTCCCCTATTTGAATGATCCCGATTCAGAGCATGGTTAT GAACAATATTACGACGCAGCTAGTGGGTCTGGTTATCTGACCTGGAGAATAAAGACAGTGGGGCGCAACAAATCAT ATGAACAAGTGTCCATGTCTGAGGTCTCGATCTGCTCAGTTGGGTCTGATTCCTCTGGATCAGCTTTAACTCTGGAAAAAAACACGGCAAGAAAAAGAGGTCTGACTGATGAACCTACAGACAGAAATGCAGCAAGAGAC ATGATCAGTGCCATCCTTCACTCAAAGCCAGGTGGAGAAAAGGTATTCCAGGAGTATGGGAAAACCAAAGGTCTTACGGATAGCACACGGAGACTGATGGTGAACATTATTGTGGCCGACATGATGGAAAGTCATGG TAGGATACCCCCATCAAGTGTCCGCACCAACTACGCCCTGGGGATTGTGACTTTATTCCCCTACTTGAATGATCCAGATTCAGAGCATGGCTAT GAAAAATATTACGATGCAGCTAGTGGGTCTGGTTACCTGACCTGGAGAATAAAGACAGTAGGGCGCAACACATCATGTAAGACTAAGAAGAGAACCAAGCCCACCTATCAAAATGGTCCCAAGGCTCAGCGAAGTTGCCCTTCAGCTGTTGAGCAACTGTCGGGGGATGAATGCAGAGAGGCGATATCTGTGCTTCAGCATACAACAACTAATGAGTCACTGGTTCGAGAGAAGATGATGGCGACGTTCCAATACAGACAGGAGGTGGTTCATGATCCGGAGAAGTCCTCAACTGTCCTAGATGTCTTCCCCAGATTCCTTGACACTACAGGCTTG ATCAACCAAGATTTCACCAGACTTTTCGGAGAGGTGGTGTCTGGGACATTTATGACGAAGTGGCCAACATTTTTCAAACCCAGGGTCATCGCAGATTGCAAAACCCTTCCCTTCAGCGAACCTGTGGAAGACCTCCTCTCATCTGCGCAGCATGAATCCAATGATTATG GATGGGAGAGTGacttggcagccattttgttgcttctGCATCTCCTACCCCCGACCTCAAAGGGCCCGAAGACCGCAAAGATCCGTACCTCTCAAGCTGCTGACCATCTGGTTAGATTTATGAAG GTGGGGACAAGTATGGTGACCTTCCTTGAGACGGTTAGATATGAGCAGCAGCCCTTCCTCCTCTGTGTCGGTGAAAGGAAGAACAGCCTTCAGAAGTTTTACATCGTCGTTGACCAGAAGGCCATCCCATGCAAGGCCCAAACATCAGTGGCAGCTTTTGATGAGCTCTTTAAGGCACATTATGTTTTCAGTGTGTCCTACCATGAAGCGTTGTGTAACTTCTACACATTCATCCAGACCACCGTGTACGGTATCGACGTGGGGAAGGCAAAGGAGTCCTCAAGAGTCAAGGAGATTAGAGTAAGGCTGCTTAACAAAGACCAGGGGAGTGGTGCCGCCGGAGCACAAGGGAGCGGCGCTCCTGCCCTTTTTTCAAATTGA
- the LOC129830770 gene encoding uncharacterized protein LOC129830770 isoform X2 — translation MSHELAFRCRVTSIMEALTATVVQEICQFMGESYAALRVEMLHEQNKKETRMEKPANCLKNVSKPVTPPSFGNFPIVGQILNKQEANYHWLEDGAVFEGLASPVPETERQEPSQPPGQITDTVPWPVWLIKQEEMADDDLESEGYGEWIPETHKANQNITGESDEEERSPASGGSRELGLDDFKREQIPLLVSAEDAATPIKTKYKTRMLEHTGKPRFRCDVCGEKFQRQSGLTRHQRHKHNTVKTYSCAVCGKGFTYIKSLNTHELTHSEVSISSTITLDEAKARKRGLTDEPTDRNAARDMISAILHSKPGGEKVFQEYGKTKGLTDSTRRLMVNIIVADMMENHGIPPSSVRTNYALGIVTLFPYLNDPDSEHGYEQYYDAASGSGYLTWRIKTVGRNKSCKIKRRTKSTYQNGPKAQQSSPSAVEELLDEQVSMSEVSICSVGSDSSGSALTLEKNTARKRGLTDEPTDRNAARDMISAILHSKPGGEKVFQEYGKTKGLTDSTRRLMVNIIVADMMESHGRIPPSSVRTNYALGIVTLFPYLNDPDSEHGYEKYYDAASGSGYLTWRIKTVGRNTSCKTKKRTKPTYQNGPKAQRSCPSAVEQLSGDECREAISVLQHTTTNESLVREKMMATFQYRQEVVHDPEKSSTVLDVFPRFLDTTGLINQDFTRLFGEVVSGTFMTKWPTFFKPRVIADCKTLPFSEPVEDLLSSAQHESNDYGWESDLAAILLLLHLLPPTSKGPKTAKIRTSQAADHLVRFMKVGTSMVTFLETVRYEQQPFLLCVGERKNSLQKFYIVVDQKAIPCKAQTSVAAFDELFKAHYVFSVSYHEALCNFYTFIQTTVYGIDVGKAKESSRVKEIRVRLLNKDQGSGAAGAQGSGAPALFSN, via the exons ATGTCTCACGAACTCGCTTTTCGTTGTCGTGTCACCTCCATTATGGAAGCTTTGACAGCAACAGTCGTGCAAGAAATCTGTCAATTTATGGGAGAAAGCTATGCTGCTCTTCGAGTGGAAATGTTGCATGAACAAAATAAAAAAGAGACAAGGATGGAGAAGCCAGCGAACTGCCTTAAGAACGTTTCAAAACCTG TTACCCCACCAAGTTTTGGAAACTTTCCAATTGTGGGGCAAATCCTCAATAAACAAGAGGCCAACTATCATTGGCTAGAAGACGGTGCTGTTTTTGAAGGCCTAGCATCACCGGTGCCAGAGACGGAGAGACAAGAGCCATCACAGCCCCCTGGTCAGATTACAGACACG GTACCATGGCCAGTATGGCTCATCAAACAGGAGGAAATGGCTGATGATGATCTGGAATCGGAAG GTTACGGCGAGTGGATTCCAGAGACTCACAAGGCCAACCAGAATATCACAGGAGAAAGTGATGAGGAAGAGAGAAGTCCAGCCTCTGGGGGATCCAGAGAACTTGGACTCGACGACTTCAAGAGAGAACAGATTCCGTTGCTGGTGTCAGCTGAGGATGCTGCGACACCCATAAAGACAAAGTATAAAACACGCATGTTAGAACACACTGGGAAGCCACGTTTTCGCTGCGATGTCTGCGGCGAGAAATTCCAGCGTCAGAGCGGCTTGACCAGGCACCAGCGGCACAAACACAACACCGTGAAAACCTACAGTTGCGCTGTGTGTGGGAAAGGGTTCACCTACATCAAATCCCTCAACACGCATGAGCTCACGCACTCTGAGGTCTCTATCAGTTCAACTATAACTCTGGATGAAGCCAAGGCAAGGAAAAGAGGTCTGACTGATGAACCCACAGACAGAAATGCAGCAAGAGAT ATGATCAGTGCCATCCTTCACTCAAAGCCGGGTGGAGAAAAGGTATTCCAGGAGTATGGGAAAACCAAAGGTCTTACGGATAGCACACGGAGACTGATGGTGAACATTATTGTGGCCGACATGATGGAAAATCATGG GATCCCCCCATCAAGTGTCCGCACCAACTACGCCCTGGGGATTGTGACTTTATTCCCCTATTTGAATGATCCCGATTCAGAGCATGGTTAT GAACAATATTACGACGCAGCTAGTGGGTCTGGTTATCTGACCTGGAGAATAAAGACAGTGGGGCGCAACAAATCATGTAAGATCAAGAGGAGAACCAAGTCCACCTATCAAAATGGTCCAAAGGCTCAACAAAGTTCCCCTTCAGCTGTTGAGGAACTGTTAG ATGAACAAGTGTCCATGTCTGAGGTCTCGATCTGCTCAGTTGGGTCTGATTCCTCTGGATCAGCTTTAACTCTGGAAAAAAACACGGCAAGAAAAAGAGGTCTGACTGATGAACCTACAGACAGAAATGCAGCAAGAGAC ATGATCAGTGCCATCCTTCACTCAAAGCCAGGTGGAGAAAAGGTATTCCAGGAGTATGGGAAAACCAAAGGTCTTACGGATAGCACACGGAGACTGATGGTGAACATTATTGTGGCCGACATGATGGAAAGTCATGG TAGGATACCCCCATCAAGTGTCCGCACCAACTACGCCCTGGGGATTGTGACTTTATTCCCCTACTTGAATGATCCAGATTCAGAGCATGGCTAT GAAAAATATTACGATGCAGCTAGTGGGTCTGGTTACCTGACCTGGAGAATAAAGACAGTAGGGCGCAACACATCATGTAAGACTAAGAAGAGAACCAAGCCCACCTATCAAAATGGTCCCAAGGCTCAGCGAAGTTGCCCTTCAGCTGTTGAGCAACTGTCGGGGGATGAATGCAGAGAGGCGATATCTGTGCTTCAGCATACAACAACTAATGAGTCACTGGTTCGAGAGAAGATGATGGCGACGTTCCAATACAGACAGGAGGTGGTTCATGATCCGGAGAAGTCCTCAACTGTCCTAGATGTCTTCCCCAGATTCCTTGACACTACAGGCTTG ATCAACCAAGATTTCACCAGACTTTTCGGAGAGGTGGTGTCTGGGACATTTATGACGAAGTGGCCAACATTTTTCAAACCCAGGGTCATCGCAGATTGCAAAACCCTTCCCTTCAGCGAACCTGTGGAAGACCTCCTCTCATCTGCGCAGCATGAATCCAATGATTATG GATGGGAGAGTGacttggcagccattttgttgcttctGCATCTCCTACCCCCGACCTCAAAGGGCCCGAAGACCGCAAAGATCCGTACCTCTCAAGCTGCTGACCATCTGGTTAGATTTATGAAG GTGGGGACAAGTATGGTGACCTTCCTTGAGACGGTTAGATATGAGCAGCAGCCCTTCCTCCTCTGTGTCGGTGAAAGGAAGAACAGCCTTCAGAAGTTTTACATCGTCGTTGACCAGAAGGCCATCCCATGCAAGGCCCAAACATCAGTGGCAGCTTTTGATGAGCTCTTTAAGGCACATTATGTTTTCAGTGTGTCCTACCATGAAGCGTTGTGTAACTTCTACACATTCATCCAGACCACCGTGTACGGTATCGACGTGGGGAAGGCAAAGGAGTCCTCAAGAGTCAAGGAGATTAGAGTAAGGCTGCTTAACAAAGACCAGGGGAGTGGTGCCGCCGGAGCACAAGGGAGCGGCGCTCCTGCCCTTTTTTCAAATTGA
- the LOC129830770 gene encoding uncharacterized protein LOC129830770 isoform X1 produces MSHELAFRCRVTSIMEALTATVVQEICQFMGESYAALRVEMLHEQNKKETRMEKPANCLKNVSKPVTPPSFGNFPIVGQILNKQEANYHWLEDGAVFEGLASPVPETERQEPSQPPGQITDTVPWPVWLIKQEEMADDDLESEGYGEWIPETHKANQNITGESDEEERSPASGGSRELGLDDFKREQIPLLVSAEDAATPIKTKYKTRMLEHTGKPRFRCDVCGEKFQRQSGLTRHQRHKHNTVKTYSCAVCGKGFTYIKSLNTHELTHSEVSISSTITLDEAKARKRGLTDEPTDRNAARDMISAILHSKPGGEKVFQEYGKTKGLTDSTRRLMVNIIVADMMENHGRIPPSSVRTNYALGIVTLFPYLNDPDSEHGYEQYYDAASGSGYLTWRIKTVGRNKSCKIKRRTKSTYQNGPKAQQSSPSAVEELLDEQVSMSEVSICSVGSDSSGSALTLEKNTARKRGLTDEPTDRNAARDMISAILHSKPGGEKVFQEYGKTKGLTDSTRRLMVNIIVADMMESHGRIPPSSVRTNYALGIVTLFPYLNDPDSEHGYEKYYDAASGSGYLTWRIKTVGRNTSCKTKKRTKPTYQNGPKAQRSCPSAVEQLSGDECREAISVLQHTTTNESLVREKMMATFQYRQEVVHDPEKSSTVLDVFPRFLDTTGLINQDFTRLFGEVVSGTFMTKWPTFFKPRVIADCKTLPFSEPVEDLLSSAQHESNDYGWESDLAAILLLLHLLPPTSKGPKTAKIRTSQAADHLVRFMKVGTSMVTFLETVRYEQQPFLLCVGERKNSLQKFYIVVDQKAIPCKAQTSVAAFDELFKAHYVFSVSYHEALCNFYTFIQTTVYGIDVGKAKESSRVKEIRVRLLNKDQGSGAAGAQGSGAPALFSN; encoded by the exons ATGTCTCACGAACTCGCTTTTCGTTGTCGTGTCACCTCCATTATGGAAGCTTTGACAGCAACAGTCGTGCAAGAAATCTGTCAATTTATGGGAGAAAGCTATGCTGCTCTTCGAGTGGAAATGTTGCATGAACAAAATAAAAAAGAGACAAGGATGGAGAAGCCAGCGAACTGCCTTAAGAACGTTTCAAAACCTG TTACCCCACCAAGTTTTGGAAACTTTCCAATTGTGGGGCAAATCCTCAATAAACAAGAGGCCAACTATCATTGGCTAGAAGACGGTGCTGTTTTTGAAGGCCTAGCATCACCGGTGCCAGAGACGGAGAGACAAGAGCCATCACAGCCCCCTGGTCAGATTACAGACACG GTACCATGGCCAGTATGGCTCATCAAACAGGAGGAAATGGCTGATGATGATCTGGAATCGGAAG GTTACGGCGAGTGGATTCCAGAGACTCACAAGGCCAACCAGAATATCACAGGAGAAAGTGATGAGGAAGAGAGAAGTCCAGCCTCTGGGGGATCCAGAGAACTTGGACTCGACGACTTCAAGAGAGAACAGATTCCGTTGCTGGTGTCAGCTGAGGATGCTGCGACACCCATAAAGACAAAGTATAAAACACGCATGTTAGAACACACTGGGAAGCCACGTTTTCGCTGCGATGTCTGCGGCGAGAAATTCCAGCGTCAGAGCGGCTTGACCAGGCACCAGCGGCACAAACACAACACCGTGAAAACCTACAGTTGCGCTGTGTGTGGGAAAGGGTTCACCTACATCAAATCCCTCAACACGCATGAGCTCACGCACTCTGAGGTCTCTATCAGTTCAACTATAACTCTGGATGAAGCCAAGGCAAGGAAAAGAGGTCTGACTGATGAACCCACAGACAGAAATGCAGCAAGAGAT ATGATCAGTGCCATCCTTCACTCAAAGCCGGGTGGAGAAAAGGTATTCCAGGAGTATGGGAAAACCAAAGGTCTTACGGATAGCACACGGAGACTGATGGTGAACATTATTGTGGCCGACATGATGGAAAATCATGG TAGGATCCCCCCATCAAGTGTCCGCACCAACTACGCCCTGGGGATTGTGACTTTATTCCCCTATTTGAATGATCCCGATTCAGAGCATGGTTAT GAACAATATTACGACGCAGCTAGTGGGTCTGGTTATCTGACCTGGAGAATAAAGACAGTGGGGCGCAACAAATCATGTAAGATCAAGAGGAGAACCAAGTCCACCTATCAAAATGGTCCAAAGGCTCAACAAAGTTCCCCTTCAGCTGTTGAGGAACTGTTAG ATGAACAAGTGTCCATGTCTGAGGTCTCGATCTGCTCAGTTGGGTCTGATTCCTCTGGATCAGCTTTAACTCTGGAAAAAAACACGGCAAGAAAAAGAGGTCTGACTGATGAACCTACAGACAGAAATGCAGCAAGAGAC ATGATCAGTGCCATCCTTCACTCAAAGCCAGGTGGAGAAAAGGTATTCCAGGAGTATGGGAAAACCAAAGGTCTTACGGATAGCACACGGAGACTGATGGTGAACATTATTGTGGCCGACATGATGGAAAGTCATGG TAGGATACCCCCATCAAGTGTCCGCACCAACTACGCCCTGGGGATTGTGACTTTATTCCCCTACTTGAATGATCCAGATTCAGAGCATGGCTAT GAAAAATATTACGATGCAGCTAGTGGGTCTGGTTACCTGACCTGGAGAATAAAGACAGTAGGGCGCAACACATCATGTAAGACTAAGAAGAGAACCAAGCCCACCTATCAAAATGGTCCCAAGGCTCAGCGAAGTTGCCCTTCAGCTGTTGAGCAACTGTCGGGGGATGAATGCAGAGAGGCGATATCTGTGCTTCAGCATACAACAACTAATGAGTCACTGGTTCGAGAGAAGATGATGGCGACGTTCCAATACAGACAGGAGGTGGTTCATGATCCGGAGAAGTCCTCAACTGTCCTAGATGTCTTCCCCAGATTCCTTGACACTACAGGCTTG ATCAACCAAGATTTCACCAGACTTTTCGGAGAGGTGGTGTCTGGGACATTTATGACGAAGTGGCCAACATTTTTCAAACCCAGGGTCATCGCAGATTGCAAAACCCTTCCCTTCAGCGAACCTGTGGAAGACCTCCTCTCATCTGCGCAGCATGAATCCAATGATTATG GATGGGAGAGTGacttggcagccattttgttgcttctGCATCTCCTACCCCCGACCTCAAAGGGCCCGAAGACCGCAAAGATCCGTACCTCTCAAGCTGCTGACCATCTGGTTAGATTTATGAAG GTGGGGACAAGTATGGTGACCTTCCTTGAGACGGTTAGATATGAGCAGCAGCCCTTCCTCCTCTGTGTCGGTGAAAGGAAGAACAGCCTTCAGAAGTTTTACATCGTCGTTGACCAGAAGGCCATCCCATGCAAGGCCCAAACATCAGTGGCAGCTTTTGATGAGCTCTTTAAGGCACATTATGTTTTCAGTGTGTCCTACCATGAAGCGTTGTGTAACTTCTACACATTCATCCAGACCACCGTGTACGGTATCGACGTGGGGAAGGCAAAGGAGTCCTCAAGAGTCAAGGAGATTAGAGTAAGGCTGCTTAACAAAGACCAGGGGAGTGGTGCCGCCGGAGCACAAGGGAGCGGCGCTCCTGCCCTTTTTTCAAATTGA
- the LOC129830770 gene encoding uncharacterized protein LOC129830770 isoform X3 — translation MSHELAFRCRVTSIMEALTATVVQEICQFMGESYAALRVEMLHEQNKKETRMEKPANCLKNVSKPVTPPSFGNFPIVGQILNKQEANYHWLEDGAVFEGLASPVPETERQEPSQPPGQITDTVPWPVWLIKQEEMADDDLESEGYGEWIPETHKANQNITGESDEEERSPASGGSRELGLDDFKREQIPLLVSAEDAATPIKTKYKTRMLEHTGKPRFRCDVCGEKFQRQSGLTRHQRHKHNTVKTYSCAVCGKGFTYIKSLNTHELTHSEVSISSTITLDEAKARKRGLTDEPTDRNAARDMISAILHSKPGGEKVFQEYGKTKGLTDSTRRLMVNIIVADMMENHGRIPPSSVRTNYALGIVTLFPYLNDPDSEHGYEQYYDAASGSGYLTWRIKTVGRNKSCKIKRRTKSTYQNGPKAQQSSPSAVEELLDEQVSMSEVSICSVGSDSSGSALTLEKNTARKRGLTDEPTDRNAARDMISAILHSKPGGEKVFQEYGKTKGLTDSTRRLMVNIIVADMMESHGIPPSSVRTNYALGIVTLFPYLNDPDSEHGYEKYYDAASGSGYLTWRIKTVGRNTSCKTKKRTKPTYQNGPKAQRSCPSAVEQLSGDECREAISVLQHTTTNESLVREKMMATFQYRQEVVHDPEKSSTVLDVFPRFLDTTGLINQDFTRLFGEVVSGTFMTKWPTFFKPRVIADCKTLPFSEPVEDLLSSAQHESNDYGWESDLAAILLLLHLLPPTSKGPKTAKIRTSQAADHLVRFMKVGTSMVTFLETVRYEQQPFLLCVGERKNSLQKFYIVVDQKAIPCKAQTSVAAFDELFKAHYVFSVSYHEALCNFYTFIQTTVYGIDVGKAKESSRVKEIRVRLLNKDQGSGAAGAQGSGAPALFSN, via the exons ATGTCTCACGAACTCGCTTTTCGTTGTCGTGTCACCTCCATTATGGAAGCTTTGACAGCAACAGTCGTGCAAGAAATCTGTCAATTTATGGGAGAAAGCTATGCTGCTCTTCGAGTGGAAATGTTGCATGAACAAAATAAAAAAGAGACAAGGATGGAGAAGCCAGCGAACTGCCTTAAGAACGTTTCAAAACCTG TTACCCCACCAAGTTTTGGAAACTTTCCAATTGTGGGGCAAATCCTCAATAAACAAGAGGCCAACTATCATTGGCTAGAAGACGGTGCTGTTTTTGAAGGCCTAGCATCACCGGTGCCAGAGACGGAGAGACAAGAGCCATCACAGCCCCCTGGTCAGATTACAGACACG GTACCATGGCCAGTATGGCTCATCAAACAGGAGGAAATGGCTGATGATGATCTGGAATCGGAAG GTTACGGCGAGTGGATTCCAGAGACTCACAAGGCCAACCAGAATATCACAGGAGAAAGTGATGAGGAAGAGAGAAGTCCAGCCTCTGGGGGATCCAGAGAACTTGGACTCGACGACTTCAAGAGAGAACAGATTCCGTTGCTGGTGTCAGCTGAGGATGCTGCGACACCCATAAAGACAAAGTATAAAACACGCATGTTAGAACACACTGGGAAGCCACGTTTTCGCTGCGATGTCTGCGGCGAGAAATTCCAGCGTCAGAGCGGCTTGACCAGGCACCAGCGGCACAAACACAACACCGTGAAAACCTACAGTTGCGCTGTGTGTGGGAAAGGGTTCACCTACATCAAATCCCTCAACACGCATGAGCTCACGCACTCTGAGGTCTCTATCAGTTCAACTATAACTCTGGATGAAGCCAAGGCAAGGAAAAGAGGTCTGACTGATGAACCCACAGACAGAAATGCAGCAAGAGAT ATGATCAGTGCCATCCTTCACTCAAAGCCGGGTGGAGAAAAGGTATTCCAGGAGTATGGGAAAACCAAAGGTCTTACGGATAGCACACGGAGACTGATGGTGAACATTATTGTGGCCGACATGATGGAAAATCATGG TAGGATCCCCCCATCAAGTGTCCGCACCAACTACGCCCTGGGGATTGTGACTTTATTCCCCTATTTGAATGATCCCGATTCAGAGCATGGTTAT GAACAATATTACGACGCAGCTAGTGGGTCTGGTTATCTGACCTGGAGAATAAAGACAGTGGGGCGCAACAAATCATGTAAGATCAAGAGGAGAACCAAGTCCACCTATCAAAATGGTCCAAAGGCTCAACAAAGTTCCCCTTCAGCTGTTGAGGAACTGTTAG ATGAACAAGTGTCCATGTCTGAGGTCTCGATCTGCTCAGTTGGGTCTGATTCCTCTGGATCAGCTTTAACTCTGGAAAAAAACACGGCAAGAAAAAGAGGTCTGACTGATGAACCTACAGACAGAAATGCAGCAAGAGAC ATGATCAGTGCCATCCTTCACTCAAAGCCAGGTGGAGAAAAGGTATTCCAGGAGTATGGGAAAACCAAAGGTCTTACGGATAGCACACGGAGACTGATGGTGAACATTATTGTGGCCGACATGATGGAAAGTCATGG GATACCCCCATCAAGTGTCCGCACCAACTACGCCCTGGGGATTGTGACTTTATTCCCCTACTTGAATGATCCAGATTCAGAGCATGGCTAT GAAAAATATTACGATGCAGCTAGTGGGTCTGGTTACCTGACCTGGAGAATAAAGACAGTAGGGCGCAACACATCATGTAAGACTAAGAAGAGAACCAAGCCCACCTATCAAAATGGTCCCAAGGCTCAGCGAAGTTGCCCTTCAGCTGTTGAGCAACTGTCGGGGGATGAATGCAGAGAGGCGATATCTGTGCTTCAGCATACAACAACTAATGAGTCACTGGTTCGAGAGAAGATGATGGCGACGTTCCAATACAGACAGGAGGTGGTTCATGATCCGGAGAAGTCCTCAACTGTCCTAGATGTCTTCCCCAGATTCCTTGACACTACAGGCTTG ATCAACCAAGATTTCACCAGACTTTTCGGAGAGGTGGTGTCTGGGACATTTATGACGAAGTGGCCAACATTTTTCAAACCCAGGGTCATCGCAGATTGCAAAACCCTTCCCTTCAGCGAACCTGTGGAAGACCTCCTCTCATCTGCGCAGCATGAATCCAATGATTATG GATGGGAGAGTGacttggcagccattttgttgcttctGCATCTCCTACCCCCGACCTCAAAGGGCCCGAAGACCGCAAAGATCCGTACCTCTCAAGCTGCTGACCATCTGGTTAGATTTATGAAG GTGGGGACAAGTATGGTGACCTTCCTTGAGACGGTTAGATATGAGCAGCAGCCCTTCCTCCTCTGTGTCGGTGAAAGGAAGAACAGCCTTCAGAAGTTTTACATCGTCGTTGACCAGAAGGCCATCCCATGCAAGGCCCAAACATCAGTGGCAGCTTTTGATGAGCTCTTTAAGGCACATTATGTTTTCAGTGTGTCCTACCATGAAGCGTTGTGTAACTTCTACACATTCATCCAGACCACCGTGTACGGTATCGACGTGGGGAAGGCAAAGGAGTCCTCAAGAGTCAAGGAGATTAGAGTAAGGCTGCTTAACAAAGACCAGGGGAGTGGTGCCGCCGGAGCACAAGGGAGCGGCGCTCCTGCCCTTTTTTCAAATTGA